Proteins co-encoded in one Flavobacteriaceae bacterium MAR_2009_75 genomic window:
- a CDS encoding PAS domain S-box-containing protein produces MTKTKYHRSLDNATFIRIRKWYLLALAGIALTIIIAQILIQSHLNSQLNDSRVINIAGRQRAYSQKLTKEVLLIKDAFQNRQIGSTVAELTETLSVWKNSHLALQKGDDAIGLPIESHPEILDLFLQLEAHHNLMVQAAETIITSYNNNSLSENKLQHATNDVLQNESRFLLLMDTIVNEYDKRSKAKLESLKRKEYLLLGISLSILLLEIAFIFRPLSLQIRKTVANLIQSRGQSEIQAKETQKLYEEKEKSLKDLQELNFVIDNAALFASARQDGSIVFISKKFLNLLNLKSKDLNKPLSEVLTVDEGQQQYLKEVLKNNRKNVIRTEEILITTINKENYWLDMSIVPMHQSSQQQSVLILCSDITERKINALKVEQLTQQNFEERILQKRIQASQIVEGQEEERKRIAKDIHDGIGQMLTALKFNIESIDVKNQEKTIEKIDYLKELTSDLIKGVRTATFNLTPPELSDHGIFPALQKMTVELSKLTGKNILFENRTDRHLRFDSLAETNIYRVTQEAVNNAIKYAQANYILVTINYKDGILSVLIDDDGKGFDTSVMNSPPKNNSEGGMGLFFMKERISYINGRLFINSQPEKGTRVTINYKTEQRETVKV; encoded by the coding sequence GTGACCAAAACTAAGTACCATCGATCATTGGATAATGCGACCTTTATACGGATTCGCAAATGGTATCTTTTGGCTCTGGCAGGCATCGCCTTGACGATTATCATTGCACAAATACTTATTCAAAGTCATCTCAATTCACAACTGAACGACTCTCGCGTCATAAATATAGCTGGGCGCCAACGAGCCTATAGTCAGAAGCTGACCAAAGAAGTTTTACTTATTAAAGATGCCTTTCAAAATCGTCAAATTGGTTCAACCGTTGCAGAACTTACCGAAACTTTATCGGTTTGGAAAAACTCGCATCTAGCCTTACAAAAGGGTGATGATGCTATTGGGCTTCCTATTGAAAGCCATCCGGAGATACTAGACCTGTTTCTTCAACTTGAAGCGCATCACAATTTAATGGTACAAGCCGCAGAAACTATTATAACATCCTATAATAATAACAGCCTTTCTGAAAATAAGCTCCAGCACGCTACAAATGATGTGCTGCAAAATGAAAGTAGGTTTTTGCTGTTGATGGATACTATCGTAAACGAGTACGATAAACGTAGTAAGGCGAAATTAGAAAGCTTAAAGCGAAAAGAATATTTATTACTTGGTATTTCCCTTTCTATATTACTCCTTGAAATTGCCTTTATTTTCAGACCGCTTTCCTTACAAATAAGAAAAACGGTGGCCAATTTAATCCAAAGCAGGGGCCAATCAGAAATTCAAGCAAAAGAAACACAAAAGCTTTATGAAGAAAAAGAAAAATCACTAAAAGACCTTCAAGAACTTAATTTCGTCATTGATAATGCAGCCTTATTCGCAAGTGCCAGACAAGATGGTAGTATAGTTTTCATCAGTAAAAAATTTCTTAACCTTTTAAACCTTAAATCTAAAGATCTTAATAAGCCATTGTCCGAGGTACTTACCGTTGATGAAGGTCAACAACAATATTTAAAAGAAGTTTTAAAAAACAATAGAAAAAATGTAATTCGAACAGAAGAAATTCTGATCACTACCATTAACAAAGAAAATTATTGGCTAGATATGTCTATAGTGCCCATGCACCAATCAAGCCAGCAGCAAAGCGTACTTATTCTCTGTTCAGATATTACCGAGCGTAAAATAAATGCCCTTAAAGTCGAACAGCTGACCCAACAAAATTTTGAAGAGCGTATACTTCAGAAAAGAATTCAGGCCAGTCAAATTGTCGAGGGGCAAGAGGAAGAACGTAAGCGCATAGCCAAAGATATTCATGACGGAATAGGCCAAATGCTTACCGCTCTTAAGTTCAATATTGAATCGATAGATGTAAAGAATCAAGAAAAGACGATAGAAAAAATTGATTACCTCAAGGAATTAACCTCTGATTTGATCAAGGGGGTACGAACTGCAACTTTTAACTTAACGCCACCTGAGTTGAGCGACCATGGTATTTTTCCTGCTCTTCAAAAGATGACCGTTGAACTCTCGAAATTAACAGGTAAAAATATACTTTTCGAAAATAGAACCGACAGGCATTTACGCTTTGACTCACTTGCCGAAACAAATATCTATAGGGTAACCCAAGAAGCGGTCAATAATGCTATCAAATATGCTCAAGCCAATTATATTTTAGTCACTATAAATTACAAAGATGGTATTCTGAGCGTATTGATCGATGACGATGGAAAGGGGTTTGACACTTCGGTAATGAACAGCCCTCCTAAAAATAATAGTGAGGGTGGCATGGGGCTTTTCTTTATGAAAGAACGTATCAGCTACATTAATGGGCGTTTGTTCATCAACTCTCAACCAGAAAAAGGTACTCGTGTGACCATAAATTATAAAACGGAACAAAGAGAAACGGTAAAAGTATAG
- a CDS encoding nitrite reductase (NADH) small subunit: protein MISSTLEKYQTVAIEDVKVWYKAALVNKFPKNGGACIKYKEKQIAVFNFTREGNWYACQNLCPHKMEMVLSRGMIGEENLEPKIACPLHKNTFSLKTGENLNGSLGAIATYPVRIIDGYVYIGFSE from the coding sequence ATGATTTCATCAACATTAGAAAAATATCAGACCGTAGCGATTGAAGATGTCAAGGTTTGGTACAAAGCAGCCCTGGTCAACAAGTTTCCGAAAAATGGCGGAGCATGTATTAAGTATAAAGAAAAGCAGATAGCGGTATTCAATTTTACCAGAGAGGGCAATTGGTATGCATGCCAAAATCTTTGTCCGCATAAGATGGAAATGGTTTTATCGCGAGGTATGATCGGAGAAGAAAATTTAGAACCAAAAATTGCCTGTCCGCTTCACAAAAATACTTTTTCCTTAAAAACAGGCGAGAATCTCAATGGTAGTTTGGGTGCTATTGCCACCTATCCGGTTCGTATTATTGATGGCTATGTTTACATCGGATTTAGTGAATAA
- a CDS encoding nitrite reductase (NADH) large subunit: MKTIIVVGNGMVGYKFCEKFIAHENSKNFKLVVFGEEPRAAYDRVHLSEFFANRDAKALELASLDWYADNNIDLIIKERVTDIHRDKQTVTTASDKEYSYDYLVLATGSAPFVPPINGVEKEGVFVYRTIEDLEGMLAYAEKIKSTKSNGKAAVLGGGLLGLEAGKAVMDMGLEPHVVEYAPKLMPRQLDARSSNVLQLTLESMGIQIHTGKATNRILGNGVITGMDFGEDDTLEVDMLVVSAGIRPRDELARTCDLEMGVRGGIIVNNKMQTSDPKIFAIGEVALYNQMIYGLVAPGYEMAEVAVNQILENHNVAMQKEIDMSTKLKLIGVDVASFGVPYMPADKGLSIIYENKTKGIYKRINVSHDGKTLLGGIMVGDAGDYSILHQMYLNNMPLPDNAEELIVGARGEGGSAFGSAMDLPDSAVICSCEAVTKGAICCSVLDDGNETVKSVSKATKAGTGCGGCKPMLTDLVTESLKSLGKTVKNSICEHFNYSRQELYDIVKTRGIKGYDELLDTVGTGHGCEICKPVSAGIFASIYNETANKQETIQDSNDRYLANIQRNGTYSVVPRVAGGEITPKQLMALGRIAQKYDLYSKITGGQRIDLFGAKLHKLPLIWEELIAEGFETGQAYGKSLRTVKSCVGSTWCRYGMDESVSFAIEIENRYKGIRSPHKLKGGVSGCIRECAEARCKDFGFIAVEGGWNVYVGGNGGANPRHAELLVEKVDKKTAMTYVDRFIMFYIKTAQPLQRTAAWLEKLEGGITYLQNVVINDSLGIVTELDAEMQAYVDTYKCEWKEAVENPEIRSRYTHFVNSEDEDDNIEFVSLRDQKMPKEWV; this comes from the coding sequence ATGAAAACAATAATTGTTGTCGGTAACGGCATGGTCGGCTATAAATTCTGCGAAAAGTTCATAGCCCACGAGAACAGTAAAAATTTTAAGCTCGTTGTTTTTGGTGAAGAACCCCGAGCCGCATACGACCGGGTACACCTCAGTGAATTTTTCGCCAATCGTGATGCAAAAGCATTAGAACTGGCTTCTTTAGATTGGTATGCCGATAACAATATTGATTTAATTATCAAAGAACGGGTAACCGATATCCATCGAGATAAGCAAACCGTTACCACGGCAAGCGATAAAGAATATTCATATGATTATTTAGTTCTCGCTACAGGTTCTGCGCCCTTTGTGCCACCTATTAATGGTGTAGAGAAAGAGGGAGTATTTGTCTACCGTACTATTGAAGACCTTGAAGGCATGCTTGCTTATGCCGAAAAAATCAAGAGCACAAAATCGAATGGCAAAGCAGCCGTACTTGGTGGTGGTCTTTTAGGTCTTGAAGCAGGAAAAGCTGTAATGGATATGGGTCTTGAACCCCATGTAGTCGAATACGCCCCTAAACTCATGCCGAGACAGCTTGATGCTAGAAGCAGCAATGTTCTTCAGCTGACTTTAGAGTCTATGGGCATTCAAATACACACTGGCAAAGCTACCAACCGTATCTTGGGCAATGGGGTAATCACCGGAATGGATTTTGGTGAAGACGATACCTTAGAAGTAGATATGCTCGTGGTTTCGGCCGGAATTCGGCCTCGAGATGAACTTGCAAGAACATGCGATCTTGAAATGGGAGTTCGCGGCGGTATCATAGTTAACAATAAAATGCAGACCTCAGACCCGAAAATATTTGCGATAGGTGAAGTTGCGCTTTACAACCAGATGATATACGGACTGGTCGCCCCCGGTTATGAAATGGCAGAGGTTGCGGTCAACCAGATTTTAGAAAATCACAACGTGGCCATGCAAAAAGAAATCGACATGTCTACAAAACTCAAATTGATCGGTGTCGATGTAGCCAGTTTTGGAGTACCCTATATGCCTGCCGACAAAGGGCTTTCTATAATATATGAAAATAAAACCAAGGGTATCTATAAAAGAATAAATGTCAGCCATGACGGTAAAACCCTTCTAGGAGGTATTATGGTAGGTGATGCGGGCGATTATAGCATACTTCACCAAATGTATCTCAACAATATGCCCCTGCCCGACAATGCTGAAGAATTGATAGTAGGCGCTCGGGGCGAAGGCGGTTCTGCGTTTGGCAGTGCCATGGATCTACCCGATAGTGCCGTAATTTGCTCATGCGAGGCAGTTACTAAAGGGGCTATATGCTGCTCGGTTCTTGATGACGGCAATGAAACGGTCAAATCGGTATCGAAGGCTACCAAAGCAGGAACGGGCTGTGGGGGCTGTAAGCCCATGCTTACCGATTTGGTTACCGAAAGCTTAAAATCGTTAGGGAAAACAGTGAAAAACAGTATTTGCGAACATTTTAATTATTCAAGACAAGAACTCTATGATATTGTAAAGACCAGAGGAATCAAAGGTTATGATGAATTGCTAGATACTGTCGGTACTGGTCATGGCTGTGAAATTTGTAAACCGGTGTCAGCCGGAATTTTTGCAAGTATTTACAACGAAACGGCCAACAAACAAGAAACGATACAAGATAGTAACGACCGTTACCTAGCCAATATTCAACGAAACGGCACATACTCGGTCGTACCCCGCGTAGCTGGCGGAGAAATAACTCCAAAGCAATTAATGGCCTTAGGTAGAATAGCGCAAAAATATGATCTCTATTCGAAAATTACAGGAGGACAGCGCATCGACCTCTTCGGGGCAAAATTACATAAACTCCCTCTAATTTGGGAAGAACTCATAGCCGAAGGTTTTGAAACTGGGCAGGCTTACGGAAAATCGCTTCGAACCGTAAAGAGCTGCGTCGGTTCAACTTGGTGTCGTTATGGTATGGATGAAAGTGTAAGTTTTGCCATTGAAATTGAAAATCGCTACAAGGGTATTCGGTCTCCCCACAAATTAAAAGGCGGTGTATCTGGCTGTATTAGAGAATGCGCCGAAGCCCGATGCAAAGATTTTGGCTTCATCGCCGTTGAAGGTGGGTGGAATGTTTATGTAGGCGGTAACGGTGGCGCCAACCCAAGACACGCCGAACTACTTGTAGAAAAAGTAGATAAAAAAACTGCAATGACCTATGTAGACAGGTTCATTATGTTTTACATAAAAACAGCACAACCCTTGCAACGAACAGCGGCTTGGTTAGAGAAGCTTGAAGGAGGCATCACCTATTTACAAAATGTGGTCATAAACGATTCTTTGGGCATTGTTACTGAATTAGACGCTGAAATGCAAGCTTACGTAGACACCTACAAGTGTGAATGGAAAGAGGCGGTCGAAAACCCTGAAATCCGCTCACGGTACACTCATTTCGTAAATTCGGAAGATGAAGATGATAATATTGAATTTGTATCGCTACGAGACCAAAAAATGCCCAAAGAGTGGGTGTAG
- a CDS encoding NNP family nitrate/nitrite transporter-like MFS transporter — MKTQASKKATTLKLTDIKSVPIRTFWITSIAFFICFFAWFGIVPFMPDVVKDLGLTPDQKWNSIILAVTGTVFARLLIGKLCDRFGPRICYTYLLILGAIPVILIGFVQTPLQFLICRLFIGFIGASFVITQFHTSIMFAPNIVGTANATSAGWGNLGGGANRLGMPLIAAAVVSFGVADEIAWRYSMVIAGIIAMLMGLVYYFFTTDTPEGNFSDLKKEGKMPALKKDEESFMSVLKDYRVWILFIVYAACFGMELTVYGTMDDYLQNNFGLTRSTAGNLVLSFALMNIFARTLGGFFGDRFGKLKGLRGRVIFLTIILAAEGLMLSTFSLATSLSVGLIFLIAFSLTVQMAEGATFSVVPFINKKAIGSISGIVGAGGNVGAFLAALFLKSKSAIAETNALAANSALGEEAMKAAQSAAAAAAVSSGYFVIGIFVVISALTTLAIKFSMADEKAIEEEMKGELAISGSGN, encoded by the coding sequence ATGAAAACACAAGCCTCTAAAAAAGCAACAACTTTAAAGCTTACTGACATCAAAAGTGTGCCTATTCGTACTTTTTGGATTACTTCGATCGCCTTCTTTATTTGTTTCTTCGCGTGGTTTGGTATAGTACCATTTATGCCAGATGTGGTGAAAGATTTAGGTCTAACCCCCGACCAGAAATGGAACTCTATAATATTAGCGGTGACAGGTACAGTTTTCGCCCGATTATTGATTGGTAAACTATGTGACCGATTTGGTCCGAGAATATGTTATACATATCTACTTATCCTTGGTGCCATACCTGTAATTTTGATCGGTTTTGTACAGACTCCGCTACAGTTCTTGATCTGTCGGTTGTTCATTGGTTTCATCGGTGCTTCATTTGTAATCACCCAATTTCATACTTCGATTATGTTTGCTCCTAATATTGTGGGCACCGCCAATGCTACTTCTGCCGGTTGGGGCAATTTGGGTGGGGGTGCCAACCGTTTAGGTATGCCTTTGATAGCAGCAGCTGTAGTTAGTTTTGGGGTGGCCGATGAGATCGCTTGGCGATATTCGATGGTAATTGCTGGTATTATAGCAATGTTGATGGGGCTTGTATATTATTTCTTTACCACCGATACACCTGAGGGTAACTTTTCTGATCTAAAGAAAGAAGGAAAAATGCCGGCGTTGAAAAAAGATGAAGAAAGTTTCATGAGCGTACTTAAAGACTACCGAGTGTGGATACTTTTCATAGTTTATGCAGCTTGTTTTGGTATGGAGCTTACTGTTTATGGTACTATGGATGACTACTTGCAGAATAATTTTGGTCTTACTCGTTCAACTGCCGGTAACTTAGTGCTTTCATTCGCTTTAATGAATATTTTCGCCCGAACCTTGGGGGGATTTTTCGGTGATCGATTCGGTAAATTAAAAGGTCTAAGGGGCAGAGTAATTTTCTTGACAATAATTCTAGCCGCTGAAGGCCTTATGCTTTCTACTTTCTCACTGGCAACAAGTCTCTCGGTCGGTCTTATATTCTTAATTGCGTTTAGCCTTACGGTTCAGATGGCCGAAGGAGCAACCTTTTCGGTTGTACCTTTTATAAACAAAAAAGCTATAGGTTCCATTTCCGGTATTGTGGGCGCAGGGGGTAATGTGGGTGCATTTTTGGCAGCACTTTTCTTAAAGTCAAAATCTGCCATTGCCGAAACCAATGCGTTGGCGGCAAATTCAGCTCTGGGGGAAGAAGCGATGAAGGCCGCACAATCTGCAGCTGCGGCAGCTGCGGTTTCAAGCGGCTATTTCGTGATAGGCATTTTCGTGGTCATAAGTGCCCTAACGACCTTGGCTATCAAATTTTCAATGGCAGATGAAAAAGCGATAGAGGAAGAGATGAAAGGAGAATTGGCCATATCCGGTTCTGGCAATTAG
- a CDS encoding alginate export protein, whose translation MKNIYIFLCLFLLSYQDALAQFALDGEFRPRTEYRHGFGSIIADAADPGYAISTRIRLNTGYKFDSYEFYLSLQDVMVWGENRQILPHDQNNSFAVFQAWAKLRLGEHLSTKLGRQVIAYDDQRIFGGLDWAQQGRNHDAALLSYKKNSFMADLGLAFSQDFNNPAGFQSVGTTYNTAGFFSYKSMQYLYVKKKWDEFSGSLLLLNNGFQNFTGEGEERVANGVSNLQTLGTHLNYKKGKFGAALNAFFQTGERQNNVEVAGAYLLGLDLTYKASPKIGLGIGTEVISGNKADTAGKTEAFFPLYGTNHKFNGFMDYFYVGNHANSVGLFDLHASANFKLGDKSGLLLKVLKFNGEQELPSRENSLGTEIDIVFSQNFNGYGLKFGYSHMFAASGMYQLKGITEEAAASNQNWIWAMLVIKPKFFGTAKK comes from the coding sequence ATGAAAAACATTTATATTTTTCTGTGCCTTTTCTTGCTCTCATATCAAGATGCTTTGGCTCAATTTGCCCTAGATGGCGAGTTTAGGCCACGTACCGAATATCGACATGGATTTGGAAGTATTATTGCAGATGCAGCCGATCCAGGATATGCCATTTCAACACGTATTAGACTAAACACGGGGTATAAGTTCGATTCTTATGAGTTTTATTTGAGCTTACAAGATGTTATGGTTTGGGGTGAGAACAGGCAGATATTACCTCATGATCAAAACAATTCTTTTGCGGTATTTCAAGCTTGGGCAAAACTAAGGTTGGGAGAACATTTATCAACAAAATTGGGCCGTCAAGTAATTGCATACGATGACCAACGTATTTTTGGCGGACTTGATTGGGCCCAGCAAGGGCGAAATCATGATGCCGCCCTGTTGAGTTACAAGAAAAATAGTTTTATGGCCGATTTGGGCTTGGCTTTCAGTCAAGATTTTAATAATCCGGCGGGTTTTCAATCGGTCGGAACGACGTACAATACGGCAGGTTTTTTCTCCTATAAATCAATGCAATACCTATACGTAAAGAAAAAATGGGATGAATTTTCGGGGAGTCTGTTATTACTGAACAATGGCTTTCAGAATTTTACGGGCGAAGGCGAGGAACGCGTTGCCAATGGGGTCAGCAATTTACAGACCTTAGGTACTCATTTAAATTATAAGAAGGGCAAATTCGGGGCTGCTTTAAACGCCTTTTTTCAAACCGGTGAACGACAAAACAATGTAGAGGTAGCCGGAGCCTATTTACTGGGTCTTGACCTAACTTATAAGGCATCTCCTAAAATTGGTTTGGGCATCGGAACAGAGGTGATAAGTGGGAATAAGGCAGATACGGCAGGTAAAACAGAAGCGTTTTTTCCCCTTTATGGTACCAACCATAAGTTTAATGGTTTTATGGATTATTTCTATGTGGGAAATCATGCCAATTCGGTCGGACTCTTTGATCTTCATGCCAGTGCTAATTTCAAATTAGGCGACAAATCAGGTCTGCTGCTTAAGGTTCTTAAATTTAACGGAGAACAAGAACTGCCCAGTCGTGAAAATTCTTTGGGTACTGAAATAGATATAGTATTCTCCCAGAATTTTAATGGTTACGGATTAAAATTTGGTTACTCCCATATGTTTGCTGCAAGTGGTATGTATCAATTAAAGGGCATAACTGAAGAAGCTGCAGCAAGTAACCAAAATTGGATTTGGGCCATGTTGGTCATTAAACCAAAATTCTTTGGCACAGCTAAAAAATAA
- a CDS encoding LuxR family two component transcriptional regulator produces MNQTTSIVLVDDHSLVRDGIRALLESESDLEVIGEGSDGKEALELVKNKQPDLLIIDIRMPKMTGIEAVHALNAGKSPVKSIILSMHDSEEYILQSVSAGANGYLLKDTGKGEFIKAIHTVREGGKYYSGDISNILVNNLLNPSKEITDTSKKGNQNENPFDLTNKELQVLELVLSGLTNKQISEKLQNSKRTVETHRFNLMRKMDVKNLIDLSKKAQEYNLV; encoded by the coding sequence TTGAATCAAACTACAAGTATCGTTTTAGTGGATGACCATTCACTGGTACGTGACGGAATACGTGCATTATTAGAAAGTGAATCAGACCTCGAAGTTATCGGAGAAGGGTCAGATGGAAAGGAAGCTCTCGAGTTAGTAAAGAATAAACAACCTGATTTGTTGATTATAGATATTCGAATGCCGAAAATGACGGGTATCGAAGCTGTTCATGCATTAAATGCCGGTAAGTCTCCAGTAAAGTCTATAATTCTATCAATGCATGATTCTGAAGAGTATATTCTGCAGTCGGTAAGTGCCGGTGCCAATGGGTATCTGTTAAAAGATACCGGAAAAGGAGAATTTATAAAGGCGATACATACCGTTCGTGAAGGGGGAAAGTATTACAGTGGAGATATCTCCAATATTTTGGTCAACAATTTGTTGAACCCCAGTAAAGAAATCACAGATACCTCCAAAAAGGGAAATCAGAACGAAAATCCCTTTGACCTAACCAATAAAGAATTACAGGTTTTAGAATTGGTTTTATCCGGTTTGACCAATAAGCAGATTTCTGAAAAATTACAGAATAGTAAGCGTACGGTAGAAACACATCGCTTTAACTTAATGCGCAAGATGGATGTTAAAAACTTGATAGACCTTTCTAAAAAAGCTCAAGAGTACAATTTGGTTTAG
- a CDS encoding glycosyl hydrolase family 28, with the protein MTKYFIFFALLISIQCTTKETKNSTHNVYDYGAIGDGVTNDQRAIQKAIDACKGTGSKVIFPEGTFLTGQLMLGSNMTLQLDSTATILGIQSDAEDAYPHHKIETRFPNRMLEDCQRRLIYGNHVKNVTITGKGKIDGQGDYDPWMNVKELGTEKDRPSILAFVGSKNITVSDITMVDPACWTQVYIESDNITIRNIKVHTGNLTPNRDGIDIVDCHKVLIEDCDIKSEDDGICFKSGSEYGCKDVVVRNCTIDKLNVNAGNCFKLGTDGLGSFMNFDVSNLTLKNAFQNSAIVLESMDGAVIDNINISDCEISNCGQAVFMLLADRKRTVPGRKPRIGSISNIHLKNIKGKDFTKQYPSIITGIEGHNIQNVVLENLNLQLKGGVQKTDQTVMEYDGKYPEGSKFGNTNAYAFYVRHADKVDFIDCKISAIEEDAREWLIQENVAQLNIQ; encoded by the coding sequence ATGACCAAATACTTCATTTTTTTTGCCTTATTGATTTCCATTCAATGTACCACCAAAGAAACTAAAAATTCAACCCATAATGTTTACGATTACGGCGCGATAGGCGATGGGGTGACCAATGATCAGAGAGCTATTCAAAAGGCCATTGATGCGTGTAAAGGTACGGGAAGCAAGGTCATTTTTCCTGAAGGAACATTCTTGACAGGGCAGTTAATGTTGGGCAGTAACATGACTTTGCAATTAGATTCTACAGCAACTATTTTGGGCATACAATCAGATGCCGAAGATGCATATCCACACCATAAAATAGAGACCCGTTTTCCTAATCGAATGCTAGAAGATTGCCAACGCCGGTTAATTTATGGCAACCATGTAAAAAACGTAACTATTACCGGTAAAGGAAAAATAGATGGGCAGGGCGATTATGACCCATGGATGAATGTTAAAGAGCTCGGTACCGAAAAAGATAGACCATCGATATTAGCCTTCGTCGGTTCAAAGAATATTACCGTCTCTGATATTACTATGGTCGACCCGGCCTGTTGGACCCAAGTTTATATAGAATCTGATAATATCACTATACGTAATATTAAAGTTCATACAGGTAATTTGACCCCCAATCGTGATGGAATCGATATTGTAGATTGTCATAAGGTCTTGATTGAAGATTGTGATATTAAATCTGAAGATGACGGCATCTGTTTCAAGAGTGGAAGTGAATATGGGTGTAAAGATGTGGTAGTGCGTAATTGCACTATTGACAAATTGAATGTAAATGCAGGTAATTGTTTTAAGTTAGGAACCGATGGTTTAGGAAGTTTTATGAATTTCGATGTTTCGAACCTTACTCTGAAAAATGCCTTTCAAAACTCGGCTATTGTTTTAGAATCTATGGACGGTGCGGTAATCGATAACATAAATATTAGTGATTGTGAGATTTCAAATTGCGGACAAGCAGTTTTTATGCTTTTGGCCGATCGTAAACGCACGGTGCCGGGTCGTAAGCCTAGAATTGGCAGCATCTCGAACATCCACCTAAAGAATATTAAGGGTAAGGATTTCACCAAGCAATACCCATCAATTATTACTGGCATAGAAGGGCATAACATTCAAAATGTGGTTCTAGAGAATTTGAATTTACAATTAAAAGGAGGTGTTCAGAAGACCGATCAAACTGTTATGGAGTATGATGGAAAATACCCTGAGGGTAGTAAATTCGGTAATACCAATGCCTATGCTTTTTATGTTAGGCACGCCGACAAGGTCGATTTTATTGACTGTAAAATCAGTGCGATAGAAGAAGATGCCCGTGAATGGTTGATTCAAGAGAACGTGGCGCAGTTAAATATTCAATAA